A genomic region of Chitinimonas arctica contains the following coding sequences:
- a CDS encoding PilZ domain-containing protein — protein MAEAPKPAAAMAAPRAGGVLSLSIKEKAGLFAAYMPFVKGGGIFIPTAKAYSIGDEVFMLLQLMDDPARIAVSGKVSWITPAGAHGNRTQGVGVQFSDNEAGHQARNKIEAMLGGALQSNRTTHTM, from the coding sequence ATGGCCGAAGCTCCCAAACCCGCCGCTGCCATGGCCGCGCCCCGCGCCGGCGGTGTGTTGTCGCTGAGCATCAAAGAAAAAGCGGGCCTGTTCGCCGCCTATATGCCCTTTGTAAAGGGCGGCGGCATCTTTATCCCTACCGCCAAGGCATACAGCATCGGCGACGAAGTCTTTATGCTGCTGCAACTGATGGACGATCCGGCGCGTATCGCCGTATCGGGCAAGGTCAGCTGGATCACGCCGGCCGGTGCCCATGGCAACCGTACCCAGGGCGTGGGCGTGCAGTTTTCCGACAATGAGGCCGGCCACCAGGCCCGCAACAAGATCGAAGCCATGCTGGGCGGCGCACTTCAGTCCAATCGGACCACGCATACCATGTAA
- a CDS encoding MBL fold metallo-hydrolase → MEVLILGCGSSGGTPAIGCGCPTCTSGDPRNSRTRSSAVLSVGGLNFLIDSGPDLRGQALREGLTQVDAVLYTHPHADHLNGIDDLRAFCYLNRAPLPIFGNEYTMRDIETRFHYTTLPPGPWWDKPSLQTTAVSGPFSHRGIEVIPIPVWHGKGAIFGYRIGRLAYITDVSDIPPESYRLLQDLDVLLIDCLREQPHYTHFGVEQAIEASRRIGARRSVFIHMTHELEYHALSQRLPEGMEVAFDGMRLASE, encoded by the coding sequence GTGGAAGTCCTGATACTCGGTTGTGGCTCAAGCGGCGGAACGCCGGCGATAGGTTGCGGCTGTCCGACCTGTACCTCGGGCGATCCGCGCAATAGCCGGACACGGTCGTCCGCCGTGCTATCGGTCGGCGGACTGAACTTCCTGATCGACTCCGGCCCCGATCTGCGCGGCCAGGCGCTGCGCGAAGGCTTGACCCAGGTCGATGCGGTGCTCTACACCCATCCGCATGCGGATCACCTCAACGGCATCGATGATCTGCGCGCATTCTGCTATTTGAACCGCGCGCCCCTGCCCATCTTCGGCAATGAATACACCATGCGCGATATCGAAACGCGCTTTCACTACACCACCCTGCCGCCCGGCCCCTGGTGGGACAAGCCGTCGCTGCAGACCACGGCGGTTAGCGGCCCGTTCAGCCATCGCGGCATCGAGGTCATTCCCATCCCCGTCTGGCATGGCAAGGGCGCCATCTTCGGCTACCGCATCGGCCGCCTGGCCTATATCACCGATGTGTCCGATATCCCGCCCGAGAGCTACCGCTTATTGCAAGATCTGGATGTGCTGCTGATCGATTGCCTGCGTGAACAGCCGCACTACACCCATTTCGGGGTGGAACAAGCCATCGAAGCGTCGCGGCGCATTGGTGCGCGGCGCAGTGTGTTTATCCATATGACCCATGAGCTGGAGTACCACGCGCTGTCGCAGCGCCTGCCGGAGGGGATGGAAGTCGCTTTTGACGGTATGCGGCTGGCCAGCGAGTAG
- the mltG gene encoding endolytic transglycosylase MltG — MARKKKQSAKPRRGVVQVFSRLAILLVLLVLVPAGAYVWRYIHTPQPLAELPRSFVVERGGNMRTVANQLEAEGLLEHPWLLTIIARLNGDAMRIKAGSYELSQPLTPLELLAKLTDGDVSSASLTIVEGWNWRQVKAALARDPDLRHDSAAMDDAALLAALGSKAQSPEGLFFPDTYHFAKQSSDVQVLKRAQEAMERQLKAAWGARAANLPLASPYEALTLASIIEKETGAARDRSMISSVFMNRLAQGMRLQTDPTVIYGLGERFDGNLRRVDLETDTPWNTYTRGGLPPTPIAMPGQAALLAATRPAQSQALYFVAKGDGSSYFSTTLTEHNQAVRRYQLGAK, encoded by the coding sequence TTGGCACGTAAGAAGAAGCAATCCGCTAAGCCACGCAGGGGCGTGGTCCAGGTGTTCAGCCGGCTCGCCATCCTGTTGGTATTGTTGGTGCTGGTACCCGCCGGCGCCTATGTCTGGCGCTATATCCATACCCCCCAGCCGCTGGCCGAATTGCCGCGCAGTTTCGTGGTGGAGCGCGGCGGCAATATGCGCACCGTGGCGAACCAGCTGGAGGCCGAGGGACTGCTGGAACACCCCTGGCTACTGACCATCATTGCGCGCCTGAACGGCGATGCCATGCGTATCAAGGCCGGCAGCTATGAACTGAGCCAGCCCTTGACCCCCCTGGAATTGCTGGCCAAGCTGACCGATGGCGATGTCAGCAGTGCCAGCCTGACCATCGTGGAAGGCTGGAACTGGCGGCAGGTCAAGGCGGCCTTGGCGCGCGACCCGGATCTGCGCCACGACAGCGCCGCCATGGATGACGCCGCCCTGCTGGCCGCGCTGGGCAGCAAGGCGCAGAGTCCGGAGGGCTTGTTCTTCCCCGATACCTATCACTTCGCCAAGCAGAGTTCCGATGTGCAGGTGCTCAAGCGCGCCCAGGAGGCGATGGAGCGGCAACTGAAGGCCGCCTGGGGGGCACGCGCCGCCAATCTGCCGCTGGCTTCGCCCTATGAGGCGCTGACCCTGGCGTCCATTATCGAGAAGGAAACCGGCGCGGCGCGGGATAGAAGCATGATCTCCTCGGTTTTCATGAACCGGCTGGCCCAGGGTATGCGCTTGCAGACCGATCCGACCGTGATCTACGGGCTGGGTGAGCGCTTCGACGGCAATCTGCGCCGGGTCGATCTGGAAACCGATACGCCCTGGAACACCTATACCCGCGGTGGTCTGCCGCCGACCCCGATTGCCATGCCCGGACAAGCCGCCTTGCTGGCGGCCACCCGGCCGGCCCAGTCGCAAGCCCTGTATTTTGTCGCCAAGGGCGACGGCTCATCGTATTTCTCCACGACGCTGACCGAACATAACCAAGCGGTACGCCGCTATCAGCTGGGAGCCAAATAA
- a CDS encoding TatD family hydrolase — translation MFIDSHCHIDFPDLAAQADEIMAAMAANGVSHALCVSVNLPHWPNVIAMAERYPHIFASVGVHPDYEDEVEPTVEQLVELARHPKVIAIGETGLDYYRLEGDLDWQRERFRVHIRAARQCGKPLIIHTRSASEDTLRIMAEERASEASGVMHCFTESQAVADAAIAQNFYISFSGIVTFKKAEELKEVARTIPLERMLIETDSPYLAPMPFRGKQNQPAYVRHVAEHIADLRGIGVDEVARATTANFARLFKLEGQLQGIGSLT, via the coding sequence ATGTTTATCGATTCCCATTGCCATATCGACTTCCCCGATCTTGCCGCCCAGGCTGACGAGATCATGGCCGCCATGGCGGCCAATGGGGTGAGCCACGCCTTGTGCGTATCGGTCAACCTGCCGCATTGGCCCAATGTCATCGCCATGGCGGAGCGCTATCCGCATATCTTCGCCTCGGTCGGGGTGCATCCCGATTACGAGGATGAGGTCGAACCCACCGTCGAACAGCTGGTGGAGCTGGCCCGCCACCCCAAGGTGATCGCTATTGGCGAAACCGGGCTCGATTACTACCGCCTGGAAGGCGATCTGGATTGGCAGCGCGAGCGTTTCCGCGTGCATATCCGCGCCGCCAGGCAGTGCGGCAAGCCCTTGATCATCCATACCCGCAGTGCCTCGGAAGATACCCTGCGCATCATGGCAGAAGAGCGAGCCAGCGAGGCCAGCGGGGTCATGCATTGCTTTACCGAGTCGCAGGCGGTTGCCGATGCGGCCATTGCGCAGAACTTCTATATCTCGTTCTCCGGCATCGTGACGTTCAAGAAGGCCGAAGAGTTGAAGGAAGTGGCCCGTACCATTCCGCTGGAGCGGATGCTGATCGAAACCGACTCGCCTTATCTGGCGCCGATGCCTTTTCGCGGCAAGCAGAACCAGCCCGCCTATGTGCGCCATGTGGCCGAGCATATCGCCGATCTGCGCGGAATCGGCGTGGACGAGGTGGCGCGCGCCACCACGGCCAACTTCGCCCGCCTGTTCAAGCTGGAAGGACAGTTGCAAGGCATTGGCTCACTCACTTAG
- the tmk gene encoding dTMP kinase, with product MAQGRFISLEGLDGAGKSTHLSWLTAHLAERGIDHLVTREPGGTPLGEQLRELLLKQPMHLETEALLMFAVRREHLAQVIEPALAAGRWVVCDRFTDATHAYQVGGRGLALDKFTMLEQWVQGREQGLLQPDLTLLFDVPLEVSRARLANGRELDRFEREQDAFFERVRDAYHARAAASAGRMRVIDASRSITAIQAELAQLLAA from the coding sequence ATGGCGCAAGGACGTTTTATCAGCCTGGAAGGCCTGGACGGCGCCGGCAAGAGTACCCATCTGAGCTGGCTGACGGCCCACCTGGCCGAACGCGGCATCGACCATCTGGTCACCCGCGAGCCGGGCGGTACCCCGCTGGGCGAGCAATTGCGCGAGCTACTGCTCAAGCAGCCCATGCATCTGGAAACCGAGGCCCTGCTGATGTTTGCCGTTCGCCGCGAACATCTGGCCCAGGTCATCGAGCCGGCGCTGGCCGCCGGGCGCTGGGTGGTATGCGACCGCTTTACCGATGCCACCCATGCCTACCAGGTCGGCGGCCGCGGCTTGGCCCTGGATAAGTTCACCATGCTGGAACAATGGGTACAGGGACGCGAGCAGGGCTTGCTGCAGCCGGACCTGACGCTGTTGTTCGACGTGCCCCTGGAAGTCAGCCGGGCCCGCTTGGCCAATGGCCGCGAGCTGGACCGTTTCGAACGCGAGCAGGATGCGTTTTTCGAACGGGTGCGGGACGCTTACCATGCCCGGGCCGCCGCCTCGGCAGGCCGGATGCGCGTGATCGATGCCAGCCGGTCGATCACCGCCATCCAGGCCGAATTAGCCCAGCTGCTGGCCGCTTAA
- a CDS encoding ATP-dependent DNA helicase: MTTLADVFDEGGLFSQAMPGYRPRAQQREMAEAVQRAIRGKKALIAEAGTGTGKTYAYLVPALLSGGKVIVSTGTKTLQDQLFHRDLPKVRTALKVPVSIALLKGRANYVCTYHLERALADGRFARKEDVTHLHAIARFAATSRDGDKSGCSAVPESAPVWQQAVSTRDNCLGSECPNHQDCFVMQARRQALEADVVVVNHHLFFADVWLKDEGAGELLPRCNTVIFDEAHQLPEVASLFFGETVASGALLELARDSREEALAAAKDFVHLPAAAMALDKATRDLRLVFEQDSLRSPQHLLADNERFHAALGDLEGALGKLFELLADQAERSEGLENCRRRAAEQLAVLRSWCAGLRAPTFEAAAAAASKPAVAEAGKDAAAEPGSDDVFWMEVSPHGFQLNITPLDIARLFARQMDGERAWVFTSATLAMNGNFKHYTHEMGLWEADQGTWESPFDYKQQALLYVPQGLPEPNSRDYTAAVVEAALPLVQLAEGHAFLLFTSLRAMREAHELIKTRLAGLGLDYPILLQGEGTRTELLERFRTQPNAILVASQTFWEGIDVKGEQLRLVVIDKLPFAAPDDPVLAARIDKINKAGRNAFIEYQLPRAAITLKQGAGRLIRDETDQGVLMICDPRLVEKPYGKQIWKALPPMLRTREAGVVERFFARMKTRSQGDQPATETVED, translated from the coding sequence GTGACCACTCTTGCCGATGTATTCGACGAAGGCGGCTTGTTCAGCCAAGCCATGCCGGGCTATCGGCCGCGCGCCCAGCAGCGGGAGATGGCCGAGGCGGTCCAGCGCGCCATTCGCGGCAAGAAGGCCCTGATCGCCGAGGCGGGGACCGGAACCGGCAAGACCTACGCCTATCTGGTGCCGGCCCTGCTGTCGGGCGGCAAGGTGATCGTTTCCACCGGTACCAAGACGCTGCAGGACCAATTATTCCACCGCGATCTGCCCAAGGTCAGGACGGCGCTGAAGGTGCCGGTCAGCATTGCCTTGCTGAAGGGCCGCGCCAACTACGTCTGTACCTATCACCTTGAACGGGCGCTGGCCGACGGCCGCTTTGCCCGCAAGGAAGATGTGACCCATCTGCATGCCATCGCCCGTTTCGCCGCCACTTCGCGTGACGGCGACAAGTCGGGTTGTTCGGCGGTGCCCGAATCGGCGCCGGTGTGGCAGCAGGCTGTGTCCACCCGCGATAACTGCCTGGGTTCGGAATGCCCCAATCACCAGGACTGCTTTGTGATGCAGGCGCGCCGGCAGGCCCTGGAGGCGGACGTGGTGGTGGTCAACCACCATTTGTTCTTCGCCGATGTGTGGCTCAAGGACGAAGGCGCAGGCGAGCTGCTGCCCCGTTGCAATACCGTGATTTTCGACGAAGCCCACCAGTTGCCCGAGGTGGCCAGCCTGTTCTTCGGCGAGACGGTGGCCTCGGGTGCGCTGCTGGAGCTGGCGCGCGATAGCCGCGAAGAGGCCTTGGCGGCCGCCAAGGATTTCGTCCATCTGCCCGCCGCCGCAATGGCCTTGGACAAGGCGACCCGCGATCTACGCCTGGTCTTCGAGCAGGACAGCCTGCGTTCGCCCCAGCACCTGCTGGCCGACAACGAGCGCTTCCATGCCGCCCTGGGCGACCTGGAAGGCGCGCTGGGCAAGCTGTTCGAGCTGTTGGCCGACCAGGCGGAACGTTCGGAAGGTCTGGAGAACTGCCGGCGCCGGGCCGCCGAGCAATTGGCGGTGCTGCGTAGCTGGTGCGCCGGCCTGCGGGCGCCGACCTTCGAGGCTGCCGCAGCGGCGGCAAGCAAGCCGGCCGTTGCCGAGGCCGGCAAGGATGCGGCCGCCGAGCCTGGCTCGGATGATGTGTTCTGGATGGAAGTCAGCCCCCACGGCTTCCAGCTCAATATCACCCCGCTGGATATCGCCCGGCTGTTTGCCCGGCAGATGGACGGGGAGCGGGCCTGGGTATTTACCAGCGCCACCCTGGCCATGAACGGCAATTTCAAGCACTACACCCATGAAATGGGCCTGTGGGAGGCCGATCAGGGCACGTGGGAGTCGCCGTTCGATTACAAGCAGCAAGCGCTGCTCTATGTGCCGCAAGGCCTGCCCGAGCCGAACAGCCGCGACTATACCGCGGCGGTGGTGGAAGCAGCCTTGCCGCTGGTCCAGTTGGCCGAAGGCCACGCCTTCCTGCTATTCACCAGCCTGCGGGCCATGCGCGAGGCCCATGAGCTGATCAAAACCCGCCTGGCCGGCCTGGGGTTGGACTATCCCATCCTGTTGCAAGGCGAGGGTACCCGTACCGAATTGCTGGAACGCTTCCGCACCCAGCCGAATGCCATCCTGGTTGCCAGCCAGACCTTCTGGGAAGGTATCGACGTCAAGGGGGAGCAGTTGCGTCTTGTCGTGATCGATAAACTACCGTTCGCCGCACCGGACGATCCGGTCCTGGCGGCCCGTATCGACAAGATCAACAAGGCCGGCCGCAACGCCTTTATCGAGTATCAGCTGCCGCGTGCGGCCATTACCCTGAAGCAGGGCGCCGGCCGGCTGATACGCGACGAGACCGACCAGGGCGTGCTGATGATCTGCGATCCGCGCCTGGTCGAAAAACCCTATGGCAAGCAGATCTGGAAGGCGCTGCCACCGATGCTGCGTACCCGCGAGGCGGGCGTGGTGGAGCGCTTTTTTGCCCGTATGAAGACCCGGTCGCAAGGCGACCAGCCGGCAACCGAAACCGTGGAAGACTGA
- a CDS encoding YjfB family protein, with translation MDVSSIASTASDMAAVQTANTAAIMVLRKSMDIQQQNAMTLLQALPQPSNPPNLGNRIDVRA, from the coding sequence ATGGATGTTTCCAGCATCGCCAGTACGGCATCCGATATGGCCGCGGTGCAGACGGCCAATACGGCGGCGATCATGGTATTGCGCAAATCGATGGACATTCAGCAGCAGAATGCCATGACCTTGCTGCAAGCCCTGCCGCAGCCCAGTAACCCGCCCAATCTGGGTAACCGGATCGATGTCCGGGCTTAA
- the holB gene encoding DNA polymerase III subunit delta', with the protein MLYPWQQSDWQALIAQGERLPHALLLTGEPGIGKQAFGRHLAQALLCEASMAVRPCGVCDACNWLQAGNHPDFRELTPVVEDEDEESDSKAKKKPSAWITVDQVRDLNQFVHLSAHRGGRRVTLIQPAEALNLAAANALLKTLEEPPAGAIFILVSHQWRRLLPTIRSRCRRLALPLPAKAEALAWLSGQRLADAESQLAEAGGAPLAAIERADAETLAARRAFLAELADPRQLDPLALAERLDKQKMEVARVTDWLSRWLHDLASLGLAESIRYYPDEAGRLGSLAKALDPVRLMRYHDTVLEARKFSSHPLNARLVFEQLLFGYQQAVRPMNKG; encoded by the coding sequence ATGCTCTACCCCTGGCAACAATCCGACTGGCAGGCCTTGATCGCGCAAGGCGAGCGGCTGCCGCACGCGCTCTTGCTGACCGGCGAACCCGGGATCGGCAAGCAGGCGTTTGGCCGCCATCTGGCCCAGGCCCTGCTGTGCGAGGCAAGCATGGCCGTGCGGCCCTGCGGGGTATGCGATGCCTGCAATTGGTTGCAGGCCGGCAATCACCCGGATTTTCGGGAGCTGACGCCGGTGGTGGAGGACGAGGACGAGGAGTCGGACAGCAAGGCCAAGAAGAAACCCTCAGCCTGGATCACGGTGGACCAGGTGCGCGACTTGAACCAGTTCGTCCACTTGAGCGCGCATCGGGGCGGTCGCCGCGTTACGCTGATCCAGCCAGCCGAGGCGCTGAACCTGGCTGCCGCCAATGCCCTCTTGAAAACGCTGGAAGAGCCCCCGGCCGGCGCCATATTCATCCTGGTCAGCCATCAATGGCGCCGCTTGTTGCCTACCATACGCAGCCGCTGCCGGCGTCTGGCCCTGCCGCTGCCGGCCAAGGCCGAGGCGCTTGCCTGGTTGTCGGGGCAGCGTCTGGCGGATGCCGAGAGTCAGTTGGCCGAGGCCGGCGGCGCCCCCTTGGCGGCCATCGAGCGCGCCGATGCCGAGACGCTGGCCGCGCGGCGGGCCTTCCTGGCCGAATTGGCCGACCCTCGCCAGCTCGATCCCTTGGCTTTGGCCGAGCGTCTGGACAAGCAGAAAATGGAAGTGGCGCGGGTCACCGACTGGCTGTCCCGCTGGCTGCACGATCTGGCAAGTTTGGGCCTGGCCGAGTCAATCCGCTATTATCCGGATGAAGCCGGCCGACTGGGATCGTTGGCCAAGGCGCTGGACCCGGTTCGCCTGATGCGGTATCACGACACCGTGCTGGAGGCCAGGAAGTTTTCCAGCCACCCACTGAATGCCAGGCTGGTTTTTGAACAATTGCTATTCGGCTACCAGCAAGCCGTACGACCTATGAACAAAGGATAG
- the dapC gene encoding succinyldiaminopimelate transaminase yields the protein MNPLLDSLQPYPFQRLKALLADARPTTALRHIDLSIGEPKHPTPPLIMAALQANFAGLAQYPATQGTPELRGAIADWLAARYGIPRPDAAREVLPVNGSREALFSFVQAMVDSRGEDKPVVISPNPFYQIYEGAALLAGAEPYYLDCRPALDMQPDWAQVPETVWRRTQLVFVCSPGNPTGAVMSLEDWRQLFELSDRHGFIIASDECYSEIWFDTPPLGGLQAAQQLGRDYSRLVVFSSLSKRSNAPGMRSGFVAGDAALLAGYLLYRTYHGSAMSAMVQAASAAAWRDESHVEANRDQYRAKFDAVVPLLAEPLAAGWPDAAFYLWTRIPARFGQDDAAFCRALFETCHVTVLPGSYLGRAAHADNPGAGRIRIALVAPLEDCVEGARRIAEFCA from the coding sequence ATGAATCCGCTGCTGGACAGTCTCCAACCCTACCCCTTCCAGCGCCTCAAGGCCTTGCTGGCCGATGCCCGGCCGACTACCGCCTTACGCCATATCGACCTCTCCATCGGCGAGCCCAAGCACCCTACCCCGCCCTTGATCATGGCGGCGCTGCAGGCCAACTTCGCCGGTTTGGCGCAGTACCCGGCCACCCAGGGCACGCCGGAGCTGCGCGGCGCCATCGCCGACTGGCTGGCTGCCCGCTATGGCATCCCCCGGCCCGATGCGGCGCGCGAGGTGCTGCCGGTCAATGGCAGCCGGGAAGCGCTATTCAGCTTTGTGCAAGCCATGGTGGACAGCCGCGGCGAGGATAAACCGGTGGTGATCTCGCCCAATCCTTTCTACCAGATCTACGAGGGCGCGGCCCTGCTGGCCGGGGCCGAGCCCTATTACCTGGATTGCCGCCCCGCGCTGGACATGCAACCCGACTGGGCGCAGGTGCCGGAAACGGTTTGGCGGCGCACGCAACTGGTGTTCGTCTGCTCCCCGGGTAATCCCACCGGCGCGGTCATGAGCCTGGAAGACTGGCGCCAGCTGTTCGAATTGTCCGACCGCCATGGCTTTATCATCGCCAGCGACGAGTGCTATTCGGAAATCTGGTTCGACACCCCGCCGCTGGGCGGACTACAGGCCGCCCAACAGCTGGGCCGCGACTACAGCCGGCTGGTGGTGTTCTCCAGCCTCTCCAAACGCTCCAACGCGCCCGGCATGCGTTCCGGCTTTGTCGCCGGCGATGCCGCGCTGCTGGCCGGCTATCTGCTCTACCGCACCTACCATGGCTCGGCCATGTCGGCCATGGTGCAGGCCGCCAGCGCGGCCGCCTGGCGCGACGAAAGCCATGTGGAAGCGAACCGCGACCAGTACCGCGCCAAATTCGATGCCGTGGTCCCGCTGCTGGCCGAGCCCTTGGCGGCCGGCTGGCCGGATGCCGCCTTTTACCTGTGGACCCGCATTCCCGCACGCTTCGGCCAGGATGACGCTGCCTTTTGCCGCGCCCTGTTCGAAACCTGCCATGTAACAGTCCTGCCAGGCAGCTACCTGGGCCGGGCGGCGCATGCGGACAATCCAGGCGCCGGACGCATCCGCATCGCCCTGGTGGCGCCGCTGGAAGACTGCGTCGAAGGCGCCCGCCGTATCGCCGAATTCTGCGCTTGA
- a CDS encoding penicillin acylase family protein has protein sequence MTPSRLRRWALRSVFGLLLLVLLVAMAVWGFLRASLPQLDGEVPVHGLAGTVQVERDGQGVPTVRGENRLDVAYATGYLHGQDRFFQMDLLRRVAAGELAGLVGAAALETDRDHRFHRFRARAEAALKTLPAAELQLLERYTAGANAGLAALGARPFEYGLLRTQPEPWQPADSLLVVWAMYFELQGKQERREFGRGWLRSHSTPEQLAVLLPEATEFDTPIDAPAIAPSLGPFPATAPGWLGQRAPAGLTALEASSSVGSNNWALAASRSKDGRVLIADDMHLGIRLPHIWYRAVLQYPDGQGGVRRVAGVTLPGAPLVVVGSNGRVAWGFTNSYGDYLDLVELARDPAQPLRFKTAAGWETVRQHREILRVKGGEPQAMTVLESSLGPLREIGGRYYAVHWVAHQPGAVNLRLAEMEGAANLAAALAVANSAGMPAQNMLAGDASGHIGWTIAGPLPGRDASLAASFPYDSTQPLGWQTPRAPADYPRLLDPVDGQLWTANNRQLAGPEYRKLGDGGADIGARARQIRDGLTALQKADEKAVHDIGLDDRALFIDAWRKRALQVLDPAALAGQPARSEFRRLLEQSWDGHASVKSVGYRLARNYMHGLYTELFGGLDKQLELEAKGSTYVMANPRWPAVVARLLDEQPPGWLPPGRSDWRAVQLAAIDRVIADLTSSGSTLEASSWGLRNLTSIEHPFARRLGILGSWLSASGEAQAGDEHMPRVAGPSFGQSERMVVSPGHEEQGILTLPGGPSGHPLSPYFLAGHAAWLKGEPAPFLPGPAVHTLKFVPEIWGE, from the coding sequence ATGACTCCATCTAGACTGCGCCGCTGGGCGTTGCGTTCCGTGTTTGGTTTGCTGCTATTGGTATTGTTGGTGGCGATGGCAGTGTGGGGGTTTTTGCGGGCAAGCCTGCCGCAACTCGATGGCGAGGTGCCCGTACATGGGCTGGCCGGTACGGTGCAGGTCGAACGCGACGGGCAGGGCGTGCCCACCGTGCGTGGCGAGAACCGTTTGGATGTGGCTTATGCCACCGGCTACCTGCATGGGCAGGATCGTTTTTTCCAGATGGATTTATTGCGCCGGGTAGCCGCAGGCGAACTGGCCGGACTGGTCGGTGCGGCAGCTCTGGAGACGGATCGCGATCACCGCTTCCACCGCTTCCGCGCCCGCGCCGAAGCCGCTTTGAAGACCCTGCCCGCAGCCGAGCTGCAGCTGCTGGAGCGCTACACCGCCGGCGCCAATGCCGGCTTGGCGGCCCTGGGCGCGCGCCCGTTCGAATATGGGTTACTGCGTACCCAGCCGGAACCGTGGCAGCCGGCCGATTCGCTGTTGGTGGTCTGGGCCATGTATTTCGAGCTGCAAGGCAAGCAAGAGCGGCGCGAATTCGGTCGCGGTTGGCTACGGTCGCATAGCACACCGGAACAATTGGCGGTATTGCTGCCCGAAGCAACTGAATTCGACACGCCCATCGATGCGCCTGCCATCGCGCCGTCGCTTGGTCCATTTCCGGCCACCGCGCCTGGCTGGCTGGGCCAGCGGGCGCCGGCAGGGTTGACGGCGCTGGAAGCCTCTTCCTCGGTGGGCAGCAATAACTGGGCGCTGGCAGCGTCCCGTAGCAAGGATGGCCGCGTGCTGATCGCCGACGATATGCACCTGGGCATTCGTCTGCCGCATATCTGGTATCGGGCGGTATTACAGTATCCGGACGGGCAGGGTGGGGTGCGCCGGGTGGCGGGTGTGACCTTGCCGGGTGCGCCGCTGGTGGTCGTCGGCAGCAATGGCCGGGTCGCCTGGGGTTTTACCAATAGTTACGGCGATTATCTCGATCTGGTGGAACTGGCACGCGATCCGGCCCAGCCCTTGCGCTTCAAGACGGCGGCAGGCTGGGAAACGGTCCGGCAGCACCGCGAAATCCTGCGGGTAAAGGGTGGGGAGCCCCAGGCGATGACCGTGCTGGAGAGTTCCCTTGGACCGCTGCGCGAAATCGGTGGCCGCTACTACGCGGTCCACTGGGTGGCGCATCAGCCTGGCGCGGTCAATTTGCGCTTGGCCGAAATGGAAGGCGCCGCCAACCTGGCGGCGGCACTGGCGGTAGCCAACAGTGCCGGCATGCCGGCGCAGAATATGCTGGCCGGCGATGCGTCCGGCCATATCGGCTGGACCATCGCCGGGCCCTTGCCGGGCCGCGATGCGAGTCTTGCCGCCAGCTTTCCCTATGACAGCACGCAGCCGCTGGGTTGGCAGACGCCGCGCGCACCGGCCGATTATCCACGTTTGCTCGATCCCGTGGATGGCCAGCTCTGGACTGCCAATAACCGCCAGCTGGCCGGGCCGGAATACCGCAAGCTGGGCGACGGCGGCGCCGATATCGGCGCCCGCGCCCGCCAGATACGCGACGGGCTGACCGCCTTGCAAAAGGCCGACGAAAAAGCGGTGCACGATATCGGCCTGGACGACCGCGCACTGTTTATCGACGCGTGGCGGAAGCGCGCACTGCAGGTGCTGGACCCGGCCGCGCTGGCTGGCCAACCCGCCAGAAGTGAATTCCGGCGTCTGCTTGAACAGAGCTGGGACGGCCATGCCAGTGTGAAGTCGGTCGGCTATCGGCTGGCCCGCAACTATATGCATGGCCTGTATACCGAATTGTTCGGCGGTTTGGATAAGCAACTCGAGCTGGAGGCGAAAGGGAGTACCTACGTCATGGCCAATCCGCGCTGGCCCGCCGTGGTCGCCCGCTTGCTGGACGAGCAGCCTCCCGGCTGGCTGCCACCCGGCCGCAGCGATTGGCGGGCGGTGCAGCTGGCGGCCATCGATCGCGTGATCGCCGACTTGACCAGTAGCGGTTCGACCTTGGAGGCCTCAAGCTGGGGGTTGCGTAACCTCACTTCCATCGAACACCCTTTCGCCCGTCGGCTGGGTATCCTGGGCAGTTGGCTGTCCGCGTCTGGCGAAGCGCAAGCGGGCGACGAACATATGCCGCGCGTGGCTGGCCCATCTTTTGGCCAGTCGGAACGAATGGTGGTGTCGCCCGGTCATGAGGAGCAGGGCATCCTGACCTTGCCTGGCGGTCCCAGCGGCCATCCGCTCAGCCCCTATTTCCTGGCGGGCCATGCGGCCTGGCTGAAGGGAGAGCCCGCGCCTTTCCTGCCGGGGCCGGCGGTCCATACCTTGAAGTTCGTGCCGGAAATTTGGGGGGAATGA